CGGCACCGGCTCGTGGGTGAGCAGCGCTACCAGCTGGCCCAGCGAGGCCACGCCCAGCACGTCGATACCGTCGACCAGCTGGGCCTCGCTCGCCTGGCGATAGGGCACGATCACCCGGCGGAAGCCGTTCTGCGCTGCGGCCAGGGTGGCCGGCAGCACGCCGCGAACCGGGCGCACTCGTCCGTCCAGGCCCAGCTCGCCGATGAGCACGGTGCCGTGCAGCTCGGGGGCCTTGATCACGT
The sequence above is drawn from the Halalkalicoccus sp. NIPERK01 genome and encodes:
- a CDS encoding magnesium chelatase domain-containing protein, yielding VIKAPELHGTVLIGELGLDGRVRPVRGVLPATLAAAQNGFRRVIVPYRQASEAQLVDGIDVLGVASLGQLVALLTHEPVP